From a region of the Halolamina sp. CBA1230 genome:
- a CDS encoding ABC transporter ATP-binding protein, whose amino-acid sequence MSHPADEDDPFEDIRQKTDNPMRRLFEEYGVPNAFYFVVGFFGSVAARVLDLLPPLILGIAIDAVFRDDAPYDLPLVPQSFIPNGTTEQFWFSIGILAFAFFGGSAFHWVRNWGWNSFAQHIQHQVRTDTYDKMQRLNMDFFAEKQTGEMMSILSNDVNRLERFLNEGMNSMFRLTVMVIGIAAIMFWMNPRLAVVSLVPVPVIAVITWKFIDIIQPKYADVRQTVGHLNSRLENNLGGIKVIKTFNTERFESDRVDDVSQEYFDANWDAIETRIKFFPALRVIAGVGFVITFAVGGLWVLGEAPVWITGGQETLRAGTFASFILYTQRFIWPMAQFGSIINMYQRARASSARMFGLMDTPSRIVEDPNAEELEVTEGHVEYDDVSFGYDEEETIIEDINFEVEGGETLALVGPTGAGKSTVLKLLLRMYDVNEGSIEIDRQDIRDVTIPSLRQKLGYVSQDTFMFYGTVSDNIEYGTFDADHEEVVEAAKAAEAHEFIMNLPEGYETEIGERGVKLSGGQRQRLSIARAILKDPEILVLDEATSDVDTETEMLIQRSIDKLTEDRTTFAIAHRLSTIKDADQILVLEDGQIAERGTHEELISKDGLYAHLWGVQAGEIDELPQEFIERAQERHAQADVDVDDD is encoded by the coding sequence ATGTCACACCCCGCTGACGAAGACGACCCCTTCGAGGATATCCGTCAGAAGACGGATAACCCCATGCGGCGGCTGTTCGAGGAGTACGGCGTGCCGAACGCGTTCTACTTCGTCGTCGGCTTCTTCGGCAGCGTCGCGGCTCGCGTCCTCGACCTGCTTCCCCCGCTGATCCTCGGGATCGCGATCGACGCCGTGTTCCGCGACGACGCCCCCTACGACCTCCCGCTAGTCCCCCAGAGCTTCATCCCGAACGGGACGACCGAGCAGTTCTGGTTCAGCATCGGCATCCTCGCGTTCGCCTTCTTCGGCGGTTCGGCGTTCCACTGGGTGCGCAACTGGGGCTGGAACTCCTTCGCCCAGCACATCCAGCATCAGGTCCGAACGGACACGTACGACAAGATGCAGCGGCTCAACATGGACTTCTTCGCCGAGAAGCAGACCGGCGAGATGATGTCCATCCTCTCGAACGACGTGAACCGGCTCGAACGGTTCCTCAACGAGGGGATGAACTCCATGTTCCGGCTCACGGTGATGGTGATCGGCATCGCGGCCATCATGTTCTGGATGAACCCCCGACTCGCGGTGGTGTCGCTGGTGCCCGTGCCGGTCATCGCCGTCATCACCTGGAAGTTCATCGACATCATCCAGCCCAAGTACGCCGACGTGCGCCAGACGGTCGGTCACCTCAACAGCCGCCTCGAGAACAACCTCGGCGGCATCAAGGTGATCAAGACGTTCAACACCGAGCGCTTCGAGTCCGACCGCGTCGACGACGTCTCCCAGGAGTACTTCGACGCCAACTGGGACGCGATCGAGACCCGAATCAAGTTCTTCCCCGCGCTGCGGGTGATCGCCGGCGTCGGCTTCGTGATCACGTTCGCGGTCGGCGGGCTCTGGGTGCTCGGCGAGGCGCCGGTGTGGATCACCGGCGGCCAGGAGACGCTGCGGGCCGGGACGTTCGCCTCCTTCATCCTCTACACCCAGCGGTTCATCTGGCCGATGGCGCAGTTCGGCTCGATCATCAACATGTACCAGCGGGCTCGCGCCTCCAGCGCCCGGATGTTCGGGCTGATGGACACGCCCTCCCGGATCGTCGAGGACCCCAACGCCGAGGAGCTCGAGGTCACGGAGGGCCACGTCGAGTACGACGACGTGAGCTTCGGCTACGACGAGGAGGAGACCATCATCGAGGACATCAACTTCGAGGTCGAGGGCGGCGAGACGCTCGCGCTGGTCGGTCCGACGGGCGCCGGGAAGTCGACGGTGCTGAAGCTCCTGCTCCGGATGTACGACGTGAACGAGGGGTCGATCGAGATCGACCGCCAGGACATCCGCGACGTGACCATCCCCTCGCTCCGCCAGAAGCTCGGCTACGTCTCCCAGGACACGTTCATGTTCTACGGGACGGTGTCGGACAACATCGAGTACGGCACGTTCGACGCCGACCACGAGGAGGTCGTCGAGGCCGCGAAAGCCGCTGAGGCCCACGAGTTCATCATGAACCTCCCCGAGGGGTACGAGACCGAGATCGGGGAGCGCGGCGTGAAGCTCTCGGGCGGGCAGCGCCAGCGGCTCTCGATCGCCCGCGCGATCCTGAAGGACCCGGAGATCCTCGTGCTCGACGAGGCGACCTCCGACGTCGACACGGAGACGGAGATGCTGATCCAGCGCTCCATCGACAAGCTGACCGAGGACCGCACCACGTTCGCGATCGCCCACCGGCTGTCGACGATCAAGGACGCCGACCAGATCCTCGTGCTGGAGGACGGCCAGATCGCCGAGCGCGGCACCCACGAGGAGCTGATCTCGAAGGACGGACTGTACGCCCACCTCTGGGGCGTGCAGGCCGGCGAGATCGACGAGCTCCCCCAGGAGTTCATCGAGCGCGCCCAGGAGCGCCACGCGCAGGCCGACGTCGACGTGGACGACGACTAG
- the mtnP gene encoding S-methyl-5'-thioadenosine phosphorylase — protein MTIGFIGGSGIYEALPLSNTREITIQTPYGEPSSPVTIGEFGDTDREVAFLPRHGPDHQHSPTNLPYRANIYALKQVGVTHVLATNAVGSLREDLPPRTLVVPDQIYDRTKHRDLSFFGDGIVVHQPFAQPYCPEMVDHLSDAAERVDTDAGVEEGGTYVCIEGPQYSTKAESEFYREQGWDIVGMTAIPEAKLAREAEMCYATLAGVTDYDVWKEDHEVTLQEVLENASANEDAIKAAIEEAIRAFPEDHECSCHSSLEGTINTPTEAIPPETRERVELFVGEYLDD, from the coding sequence ATGACCATCGGCTTCATCGGCGGATCGGGTATCTACGAGGCGCTCCCGCTGAGCAACACCCGCGAGATCACCATCCAGACGCCGTACGGCGAGCCGTCGTCGCCGGTCACCATCGGCGAGTTCGGCGACACCGACCGCGAGGTCGCGTTCCTCCCCCGGCACGGCCCGGACCACCAGCACTCGCCGACGAACCTCCCCTACCGCGCGAACATCTACGCGCTGAAGCAGGTCGGCGTCACCCACGTGCTCGCGACCAACGCGGTGGGGAGCCTGCGCGAGGACCTGCCGCCGCGGACGCTCGTCGTGCCGGACCAGATCTATGACCGCACGAAACACCGCGACCTCTCCTTCTTCGGCGACGGGATCGTCGTCCACCAGCCGTTCGCCCAGCCGTACTGCCCGGAGATGGTCGACCACCTCAGCGACGCCGCCGAGCGGGTCGACACGGACGCCGGCGTCGAGGAGGGCGGCACCTACGTCTGTATCGAGGGGCCGCAGTACTCCACGAAGGCCGAGTCGGAGTTCTACCGCGAGCAGGGGTGGGATATCGTCGGCATGACCGCGATCCCCGAAGCGAAGCTGGCTCGGGAGGCCGAGATGTGCTACGCGACGCTTGCGGGCGTCACCGACTACGACGTCTGGAAGGAGGACCACGAGGTGACGCTGCAGGAGGTGCTGGAGAACGCCAGCGCCAACGAGGACGCGATCAAGGCCGCCATCGAGGAGGCGATCCGGGCGTTCCCCGAGGACCACGAGTGTAGCTGTCACAGTTCGCTGGAGGGGACGATCAACACGCCGACGGAGGCGATTCCCCCGGAGACCCGCGAGCGCGTGGAGCTGTTCGTCGGGGAGTATCTGGACGACTGA